The DNA window CCGGGAGCTCGGGATGGCACAAGAAGCCTTCGATGCCTTCGAGCGATGCCTGGCGATGGACGCGGAGGGCAAGGAGCGGGCTGCGGCCCTCAGCGCCGACATGCTGTGGGAGGACGGGCAGCGTCAAGAAGCGCTGGTGCGTTATCGCTTCGCCGCCAGCGAGGCCGGGGTGGATGCGTTTTCGATCTGGTTGAAGCTGGCAAGTCGTGCGATGGAGCTTGGCGAGGCCGAGGAGGCCATCGGCGCATACGAGGTCGTTGCCGGCTTGAATCCCGATTACTTGCCCGCGCAGCTTGCCCTGGCGAGCCTCAACTTCGAGCGGGGAGCATTCGGGGCTGCGCAACGCGCATTGGAGGTCGTGGAGCGCCTTGAACCCGGTCGTGCGGATGTGCACTTCCTACTTACCGCGTGCCGCGACCAGGCAGGGTGATGCTTCGGTCCGTCAGCGCCGACAAAAAAGGTGAATCCTCTCAAGCTTAAGCCTCGCTCCTTTGGGGAATAAGGGGGATCGTCACTGCTCGGCTGCTCGAGGGGGTTACTAGGATGAAGCTGAACCGCCACGCATGGTTGCTCGGGGCGCTGCTCGCGACGAGCTGCGCGCTGCGCCCGCCCGGCCTCACCCCCCCCTCGCCGGTCGCCGGCCTCGCGCCCGACACTCCGGGCCTCGCCCCGGACGGCATGCCCGACTTCGAGCAGCAGGGCCTCTCCGAGCGCAACGAGGTCATCGTGCGCTTCAAGCCCGGCAGCGAGGGCAAGGACATCGGCGTTCCCCTCGTGCGGGAGCTGTTGCTGCCGCGTACCAAGCTCTTCAAAGTCGACTCGCTCGAGGCCCAGGCCGCTCTCTTGCGCCAGCTGCGCGAGGACCCCGACGTGGAGTACGCCGAGCCGGACTACACGGTCCACGCGGCGGCCCTGCCCTCGGACCCCAAGCTCGGCGACCTCTGGGCCTTCACCAAGGTGAACATGGCGGGCGCCTGGGGCACGACCCTGGGGGATGCGGCCGTCAAGATCGCCGTCATCGACACCGGGGTCAACTACAAGCATCCCGACCTCGCGGACAACTGCCTGGTCGCCGAGGGCTTCGACTTCCAGAATTACGACACGGATCCCATGGACGACGAGGGGCACGGCACCCACGTGGCCGGCACCATCGCCGCGATCGCCAACGCCCAGGGCGTGGTGGGCGCCGCTCCCGGCTGCAAGATCATCCCCATCAAGGCCCTGGGCCTCAAGGGCGGCGCTTCCTCGGCGGTCGCGAGCGCCATCGTGCACGCCGTCCAGAAGGGCGCCAAGGTCATCAACCTGAGCCTGGGCTCGACCACGGCCACCCAGACCGAGCGCAACGCCGTCGACTACGCCGTCGGCCAGGGCGTCATCGTGGTGGCCGCCGCGGGCAACAGCAACACCACCCGCCCCTCGTACCCGGCGGGCTATCCGAGCGCCATCTCGGTCGGCGCCACCGACCGCGACGACAAGCGCGCCTCGTTCTCCAACTACGGCCCCTGGGTGAAGCTGGCCGCGCCGGGCACCGAGATCCTCTCGACCGACTACTTCTCGTCGAGCACCAGCGGCAACTACTCGATCAAGCAGGGCACCAGCATGGCGAGCCCCCTGGTGGCCGGGGTGGCTGCCCTGATGCGCAGCCAGCACGCGGACTGGACCGTGCAGGAGATCCAGCAGGCCCTCGTGACGACGGGGGTGGCCCTGCCGGTTCCCTTCTACACGGACAAGACCGGCCCGTCGGGCATCAAGCGCCTCGACGCCAACGCCGCGCTCGCCCTCTCGAGCCCGCCTTCGGACCCGGCGCCCACGATCAAGCTGCTGCAGGCGGTGCCCGCCCTCGGCGGAGCGACCCTGCGCCTGGAGGCCAGCGAGCCCGTCTCCGTCGCGGTGGAGGTCTCGGAGAGCGTCGACTTCGCCGATTCCCGGACCTTCAATGGCCCGAGCAGCAAGGCGAGCTTGCCTGTTGTCGCCCTTGACGACCTGAAGGCGGGGACGACCTACTACTACCGGGTGAAGGCCACCGACCCCAAGGGCCAGGAGGCTTCCGAGACCGGTCTCACCGCTCCGCGCACCCTCAAGACCTTGCCCATCACCTACACGGGGATCAGCGTCTCCGGGGTGCCCGTCGCGCCGGGCAGCAAGGTCGCGGACGTCTACAAGATGCTCGTGCGGTGGAAGAGCAGCCGCCCGACGACGAGCAAGATCGAGCTCAGCTTCTCTCCGGACATGTCCTCGAGCGGCGTCATCACGGATTCAAATCGGGTGAGCGATCACGCGCTGACCCTGGGGAGCACGACGCCCCTCTATCCGGGCAAGAAGTATTACTATCGCCTGAGCGGGGACGACTCGCTGGGCAACGCCGTGGTGTCGCCGACGGTTGGCACCTTCACGACCTACCCGGTCTCCTACTCGGTCAAGGCCAGCTACACCCGCACCTCGATCAATCTGGAGTGGACCTCGGGGGTCGCGCTGAACACGTGGGCCGCCACCGCCTCCACGGCCGCGGGGCTGCCCGAGCCCGAGGACGGCTCGGAGCGCCAGACGACCCACGCCAAGACCTTCGAGGGCCTGGCGCCTGGCAAGACCTACTACGTCAGGATCGGCGGCTACGACGCCAACGGGTACCCCGTCACCCTGCGCGTCTTCACCGTCCCCACGGCCCGCTAGCGTTGCGCTAGCGAGCGATGGTCTTCCGTGTCGCCGGCTTCTTCGGTGCTGGTGTCCTGTTGTCGATACGATTCGATGCCTTCTTGAGCGCCATTGGGCGGATCAAGACGTCCGC is part of the Pantanalinema sp. genome and encodes:
- a CDS encoding S8 family serine peptidase gives rise to the protein MKLNRHAWLLGALLATSCALRPPGLTPPSPVAGLAPDTPGLAPDGMPDFEQQGLSERNEVIVRFKPGSEGKDIGVPLVRELLLPRTKLFKVDSLEAQAALLRQLREDPDVEYAEPDYTVHAAALPSDPKLGDLWAFTKVNMAGAWGTTLGDAAVKIAVIDTGVNYKHPDLADNCLVAEGFDFQNYDTDPMDDEGHGTHVAGTIAAIANAQGVVGAAPGCKIIPIKALGLKGGASSAVASAIVHAVQKGAKVINLSLGSTTATQTERNAVDYAVGQGVIVVAAAGNSNTTRPSYPAGYPSAISVGATDRDDKRASFSNYGPWVKLAAPGTEILSTDYFSSSTSGNYSIKQGTSMASPLVAGVAALMRSQHADWTVQEIQQALVTTGVALPVPFYTDKTGPSGIKRLDANAALALSSPPSDPAPTIKLLQAVPALGGATLRLEASEPVSVAVEVSESVDFADSRTFNGPSSKASLPVVALDDLKAGTTYYYRVKATDPKGQEASETGLTAPRTLKTLPITYTGISVSGVPVAPGSKVADVYKMLVRWKSSRPTTSKIELSFSPDMSSSGVITDSNRVSDHALTLGSTTPLYPGKKYYYRLSGDDSLGNAVVSPTVGTFTTYPVSYSVKASYTRTSINLEWTSGVALNTWAATASTAAGLPEPEDGSERQTTHAKTFEGLAPGKTYYVRIGGYDANGYPVTLRVFTVPTAR